A genomic stretch from Glaciecola nitratireducens FR1064 includes:
- a CDS encoding YggT family protein, which yields MLAFNNLITLLFDTYAMIILARLWLQWARADFYNPFSQFVVKATQPAVGPLRRVIPSLGRFDTATFLFAFLIILAKFVVIFILSGTMFPVLSTLILVLFGLLKSAFWLLFIALIANMILSFAPNIGPSIRFVLHQLTDPLLAPIRQFLPTLGGLDFSPLILILALQFALDLIGQYLPYLL from the coding sequence ATGTTAGCGTTCAATAATTTAATTACCTTGTTATTTGATACTTATGCCATGATTATTTTGGCAAGGCTTTGGCTGCAATGGGCGCGCGCTGATTTCTATAATCCGTTTAGTCAATTTGTGGTTAAAGCGACCCAGCCGGCTGTTGGCCCTTTGCGCCGGGTTATTCCGTCTTTAGGTAGGTTCGACACGGCCACATTCTTGTTTGCATTTTTAATAATTCTGGCAAAGTTTGTTGTGATTTTTATACTTAGCGGCACGATGTTTCCAGTATTGTCGACGCTCATTTTAGTGCTGTTTGGCCTATTGAAAAGTGCATTTTGGCTGCTTTTTATCGCGTTAATTGCCAACATGATATTGAGTTTTGCACCTAACATTGGTCCTTCAATTCGTTTTGTTTTACATCAGCTGACCGACCCTTTGCTAGCGCCCATTCGTCAATTTTTGCCAACACTGGGTGGGCTCGACTTTTCTCCGCTAATCCTGATTTTAGCACTTCAATTTGCGTTAGATCTGATTGGTCAATATTTACCGTACTTATTGTAA
- a CDS encoding DUF4426 domain-containing protein, translated as MTFSVIQLSKSFIPKAHVALTLALLALASLLLQSTANAEEKTLLGNWEVHHIVLSTTFLTPEIAKANNIVRSKYSALVNISVLDSKDKTAQNVSITGTARNLLGNSKKLSFKKVTEGDAIYYLAVFSHAHKEKFRFDINIQQGNETQTLQLEQEMYVD; from the coding sequence ATGACATTCTCAGTCATTCAGCTAAGTAAGAGTTTCATACCAAAAGCGCATGTAGCCTTAACGCTAGCCTTACTGGCGCTTGCATCACTGTTACTGCAATCCACGGCTAACGCTGAGGAAAAAACGTTGTTAGGTAACTGGGAAGTACATCACATTGTACTTTCAACCACCTTTTTAACACCTGAAATTGCGAAAGCCAATAACATCGTACGCAGTAAATACAGCGCGTTGGTGAACATTTCAGTATTAGACAGCAAGGATAAGACTGCACAAAACGTATCGATTACAGGTACCGCCAGAAATTTATTAGGCAACAGCAAAAAGTTATCTTTCAAGAAGGTAACAGAGGGTGACGCTATTTATTATTTGGCTGTCTTCTCTCATGCGCACAAAGAGAAGTTTCGTTTCGACATTAATATTCAGCAAGGCAACGAGACACAAACGCTGCAACTAGAGCAAGAAATGTACGTAGACTGA